The following coding sequences lie in one Mercenaria mercenaria strain notata chromosome 5, MADL_Memer_1, whole genome shotgun sequence genomic window:
- the LOC123559163 gene encoding trafficking regulator of GLUT4 1-like, producing MAERADNDQPWDPYTDKTPGYGVDAPKRYHSGQKPTGYPPKQTVYSLQQSGYPQQLSGYPPHQPGYPPQQPGYLLQQPGYLLQQTGFVQLPYTNTNAAVIVNQPLTGTTIIKPRHPDYMLASIFACLCCFWPTAICAIYFANKANNRAGVGDYEGARRMADKARNLMITSLILGFSVIIVSASIVMLG from the exons ATGGCAGAAAGAGCAG ATAATGACCAGCCCTGGGATCCATACACAGACAAAACGCCCGGTTACGGGGTAGATGCCCCCAAGCGGTATCACTCAGGACAAAAGCCAACTGGTTATCCACCAAAACAAACTGTTTATTCACTACAGCAGTCTGGTTATCCACAACAACTGTCTGGTTATCCACCACATCAACCTGGTTATCCACCACAACAACCTGGTTATCTACTACAACAACCTGGTTATCTACTACAACAAACTGGTTTTGTCCAGTTGCCCTACACCAATACCAACGCAGCCGTG ATTGTTAATCAACCCCTGACAGGGACGACGATCATTAAGCCACGCCACCCAGATTACATGCTGGCTTCAATATTTGCATGTCTTTGCTGTTTCTGGCCTACAGCCATTTGTGCTATCTACTTTGCCAACAAG GCTAACAATCGTGCTGGTGTTGGTGATTACGAGGGAGCGAGAAGGATGGCAGACAAGGCCCGGAATTTAATGATTACGAGTTTGATCCTGGGATTTTCAGTGATCATTGTTTCGGCATCTATTGTTATGCTAGGATAG